TGGACAATTCAAAACTTAACCCAAAACAACGAGAACTAGCAGTAAGGTACGTATCAGAATTGTATCACGTGGTATGTTCACATATTTCAACCAGGCAATATCAGTATTTTGGGGATACAAATTATGATATTGGTCTACTGTGGAGGGTGGTACTGGGTTTTCCTTaatgtgaatttttttctttctttcctgtCTGCGATAGGCGATTTCCAACCATTATAGAATATTACAGCTATATATTCCACTTCCAAGCTCTAGCAGTTGGTccgttttgtttttataatcaTTACATCAAATTCGTCGAAGGTGAATACTTAGTAGCCACAAGGACGATCGGTGATAATGGTAAAGAAGTGGTCGTCTATAATGACCCACCTGTAGCGGTAGGTTTAATATACAGCCCGTTTCATGTTACTGTTCACTGCCTTTGTTTGGTACAACCAAgtagaaatcaataagaaaagGGTGCATGCTATACtaaactttaagataacaagatcggaatgtcttgctacattgtatcgaaATGACATAATCATTTGAACGTACTGTACTAGACGCAGACATGCGGGCGCCATGGTGTCTGCTTGGTGGCACATTAATTAAATTCatttaaagtaaacaaaatgttgcaagaaaatgtattcattcagtTTTACTATCttaaaatgtcacattataGTTTCTAATTGATTTCtgagtggttgtatcaaacagggtCAGTGAACAGTGATATGAAATGTGTTGTAATTTAATGTGGTGATTGTTGGATCTAAACGTTTGTTAACTGTCAACTAAAACTTTCTGAAATTGTTTCAAACGAGTGTCGTAAATGGCACCATTCGGAATACGCATCAGAGTAAAATGTGCTACTGCAATCGGCGCATACAATCTTGCACTTTGCCAAGTTGTACAAAATCTCGTATACTACCTAGTACAGTTGTCAACTGACAAAATCTCATAACTAGTGAAGGCAAGTTGTTTTCTATTGCTCGATTCCCCGAGGCATCAGAACTGAGAACACAGTTAATCATAACGGTTTACCTGTACATTGTACCAAGTAACTTGTTCTTTTACACTGTGTTGGTGTCATTTCTGATTGTATACTCAACTTATCTTTCCAGGCTACTGTCTTCAGAAAGCTGCTTACTGGTTGTATCATTGGAGTTATCGTTTTTTATTCTTCATTGTACTATCCTATTATAGGAAACGTCAGTAAGTATCTTTCTATTCCGTTGCGTACGTAGACAGCAGGGTGAAATGGCAACAGTAAAAAGTCGAGTGTGGTATAGGAACAcgttgtattttgtatttctgtccataattatatgagtaGTAATTTGCAATGTTTTGTCAGTCATTCCTTTCTCAGTCGTCAATGAAAGTCTGAAATCGACAGACAGAGATGGAGCCGTATCTGTAGGTCCCTAAAATACACAGAgagatggatgtgtgtgtgtgtgtgtgtgtgtgtgtgtgtgtgcgtgcatgcatgcatgcgtgcgtgcgtgcgtacgtgcgtgcgtgcgtgcgtgctttGTAAATCAGTCTGGTGTCGTTAATAGAGAACTTCTTTGTATCGTAGGTGAAGAAATCAAAGCCTCTTCGATTTTTTATCGAATACTGTATCTGGAGATATCTATAAAGACTATGCAATTCAAATACATATTTGCCTGGACCATCGGTAGGTAATAAACGTTTCACGTCCTATGGTGAACTTTCAGTTCTCAACGCATATTGCGACTACTTGGAGACAAATGTGGTTAAACTGTGTGATTACTCATGTATACAGACACACAAGTTAATTGAATGAGTGTTACTGTACACACAACTCAGTTCACGTACTTAAAATAACACGTTGCGATAACCCAACAACAATATACGTGTTGTCAACTTTTCGAAACTTGTGAAATCGACGTTCAGTACTTACGTGAGATGGACTAATTGGCTAGAAGTATGACAGGCCACGTGttgcaatattcaataaaacatATCATGCATAAAATCACATTTGTATTCGAAAAACTAATGATTTCATtcgttaatttacatatttgtattcgcaaaatcgttatttttatgctaaaaatcaatgtttgtattcgtaaatttcatgttactatttctcaatgtctattcatgtgctaatacatgtatttttatgttcGTCAAAAACATTGGTATTCGTTATTCGCTACGATCCTGTTTCTGTTGTACGCGAGAGCACATTTGCATGGGGTACGCATGCGTATTGCTATtcaagtgaaatgtacatatatatatatacgtgtgtgtgtgtgtttgtaaaacttcaatattgaaaatgttattttatacaGTTTGATTAAATgtacaagaacaaatatttatacttttttatttcatttgctgtctgaaacattGGGTTGCGTATCCTTCCTAGTCAAGGTATACATTTTAATGTAGTCgatatacattacaaaaatgttcctcgagttttgtttgtttgtttgtttaacatATCTGTATCATCTATTTTAATACAGCTGATGCAATTTGCAATTCATCCGGGTTAGGATTCAATGGTTATAATGAACACGGTGAGCCAAAATGGGATCTAGTAACGAATGTCCGTATAATCCCATTTCTGGTAAATATGCACTTTATTATTTACATGTTACCAATTTCATGCCACACACAATTTATTCTATAAAATTATAACTAAGATTTGTTCCATTTTTCGATGTCTTGCGTTTAATATTGTATCATGTAATACATGActtacgtgcatacatacatacatacatacatacatacatacatacatacatacatacatacatacatacatacatacatacatacatacatacagagagacagacagacagacagacagacagacagacagacagacagacagacataagtaatacatacattaatgtatTAATGTAGCTTTCTTTTAACCAACTCTTTGCATGGAGGGTGGTACTAACTTTTCCTTGgtgtgaattttttttcttactttCCTGTCTGCGATAGGCGATTCCCGACTATTATAGAGTATTACATCTATATCTTCCACTTCCAAGCCCCAAGAGAAACGGAGTTCCGTACAGTTATCACCTTTAATGATTTTGGTgatcatgttgtttttttcagttggCAACTAATTTAAAGGAAGTTGTTGATAGTTGGCACATTCCAGCGGCTCATTGGTTGCAATATGTATGTCACGATCGTGTACCTCGCTACAAGAATGCGTTGACGTATTCATTGTCTTGTATATGGCACGGATTTCACCCTGGATATCTCTGGACAGTGGCAAACGCTTTCTTCGTTGTCATGGCTTCAAAAAAGGTATACCAATGAAAGTAAACAAACTGATCAAACATATCGACAATATTCTTAGAAATTCAACTACATTAGTTTACCGACTGGACTGGTGGGCtcgtgtgtgtatatgtgtgtgtgtgtgtgtgtgtgtgtgtgtgtgtgtgtgtgtgcgcacgcagtacagtacagtacagtacagtacagtacagtacagtacagtacaacacaatacaatgcaaaTGCAATACGTCGTTTTAGGAGTCCGGGCGAGGGGTTACAAACTCACCGATGTGTGTTCTGTAATACAGATTCAATTGAAGACGAATCCCACgttttatttcactgttcacCCGATCGTGACTTACGAATGCACTTCTATAATATCTTACTTGATTCATGTCTAAATTTTGCAAACTTTAATGAGTCAGACAAATGGAACTTTATAATGACCAATTAGTCTAGAGTAACTAGTAAGTTTATTTCAACAAGTATACACCAGAAGGTGttatcatttatacatttcatCATAGTAACTGTTacttttctttatttgttaTGATTGTGCTCTTTCCATTTGTTATGTTTCTTTAGATTAGTTATTTATCTTCATAGTGAGAAATAAACCTGATGGGCTGGGTGATGTATTAactttctgttctttttattggtaatttgtaaatgtgtattCACATGTCACTATCATAAACAATACCTACTACTATCCTCCTTACAGGTTCGCCAAAATATTCGACCATATTTCACTGAAAACTATCACATGAAGTTGTTCTATGATGTAATAACTTGGTTGTCCAATTCCCTTGCTCTGCAGTATATATTCATACCATTCATGCTTCTAGTCAACAATTCCATCATTGAGttttacaggtatgtaataataGTAATGATCTAGTCAACGATTCCGTCATTGAGttttacaggtatgtaataataGTAATGATCTAGTCAACGATTCCGGAAGCCAAAGTTGACAAAAATATCTGTATTTCCTGGATCGGCTTTCCGCTTTGAAACAGACAggtcaaaaaaacaaaaataagactgaatattcattgcaattttgtttttaaaaattgtgaTTATTCAAAATTACTTGTATGGAGGTCAAGAATAGCACGACATATCGTAAGACGTGTCAATATTTGTAAGTAATACCTCTACTAGTAAATGGCTGTTTTTACAAGATGCTCTCAAATTTTGGCAATGCAACCGAATCCCGAGGTTTTggtttttcatatattttaatgagCTAAAGTTTCAAGTAACAAAAACAAGAACATTTAGAACTAGTTTGTATAACGTAAGGTGCAGATAAGATGGTGTATTTGCTGACAGAAATTGCACTAGTCTGTCAAGACATCTTATTTAtctctgaattttttttttaaatattcatattggTGTATTTTCTCTTTTGTTATCTGCAGTTCCGTTTATTTCTGTGGTCATTTTATTATACTTGCAATGATTCTTATACTGCCAGCTTCGACGTCGTCTTCTAAGAAGGCACACAACAGTAAGAGTACAATGACGTCACCAGCCAATGGTACTACTAGTTCGGACACAAATAATTACACTGACGATACTTTGTACAAAGTCAAGGGAGATTGATTCGTCAGTCACGTGTCAGTCACGTGTACAAATCAAACAATGTTTTATCAACATTTCTCACTtttacatgtgtacaccgtTCTATATCTGATAACAAATAATCACATAAATGGTAGTCTGCTACAGTTTTTGTCATCGAATAACTCGGCTGTAGAAATTTGTATATAAAATTTGGATTCGAACTAAAAGTAATTGATATATTGAccgtgtacatgtagttggggAAGTGGCACAAATTAGGTTGGGCGAGTTTTTTGGGGAGGAGGGGGGCAGTGGAGAGTCACTATTTTTCATGCACGTGTTTTTAGAGAGTCACTTTATTTTTATCACTAATATTTCAATGACAGAGCTAGAGGAGCGGTCATTAGTTTGTATGCAAGATCTTTGGGAGGGTCAGTCTCTCTCCGCACTGAACTTCTGCAAAACTCCGGACCCCACCCCATTCACCCCACCCCTGCAATTTGTGTCCAGTCCCCTTAAAGCCAACTGGATCCCAAGTACAACGTTACCACTCACAAATAAGTTTACAAGTTGTTTTCATCGATCCACACCGCGCCATGTTTGTGATCCTTGTAACATCAAGCTAGTTTAGGTCACGCTAGTTTAGGTATCGGATTAGGTTTAGATATCAGATTAGGTTTCGCTATCGGATTAGATTTAAATATCTGATAATTTAGATATCGGATTAGATTTAGGTATCGGGTTACACTCTTCCATTCCATCTCTCGGAATCCGAGCAATAATTGAAACAACTATgcatttttaaattcatttgtaTTGTGTTAATGCCCCACAGctttcatgaaatgtacattataaaAAAGACATTTCACACGAgtacaatattatgttttgACAAGTGATTTATTTAGacctttttaaataaaaaaatataagatTAATGAAGTTATAGTTTCTGAATAATaactgtttatatattatatatatatatatatatatatatatatatatatatagtatatatatagtatatatatagtatatatatatataatataacttggtgagtgtcaatctgatatatatatatatatatatacatatatatatatatatatatatatatatatatatatatatatatatatacatatatatatatatatatatatatatatatatatatatatatatatatatatatatatatatatatatatatatatatatatatatatatatatggatttcctgaacattgtTTGATACACAGGCAACttccaacatgtaaatattagGTGGCAGCAATCGGAGTCATCTCACTCTCCGACGTCTATGAGTCGACGCCCTCACGGGAATCTGTTCTCCGGGGTCTCATGCACGATTACCCCTAACTTTAAATTGGCAcgagctgagtttataagttttttactcaagtgaaaaatacttaaacaaaaccacattccagtgtATTGTTAATGTCAATACAAGTCTTCTATAACATTgcgattgtcttctggcattgttagaacagtcgATTGCGTTGTAGGgatttcctgtacattttttgatacgtatgataaattacgtcatcggattcATTGATGAGTTATAtctgagttcagtcaattgcaagtgtgcttcagtaagtacagtactacgagtaccttttaaatatgcagaaaAACCTACGGCCAAATgcgtataaactcagtttgtgcccctttaacatgTGCTTGTAAATGTTTGCTGTGCGAGAGAAATGAAACGGGCGCCCTCGACGGCTATTCTCTTGTCATGAACAGTGCacaagactaaatctaacaacgTAAGCGACGTCCTTttgcgcaatgcatcttggaaccggaaaatcgaccATCCCAACATTGTTGATGACGCGCTATCGTTTCGTTCTCCAAAAAAATTAGTAATGTAACATTTAGCATTCTAAGTAAGTAGTTTATCATTACtttatttaattaaaaacaCTGAAAAGGTGCATAGTTGAATAGTAACTCTGTCAGCCATCAAAACACAACTGGATGTTCTCAACAAGACAAAATGTATAACTCTTAGTCTTACAGGTTGTATAAACAGACGAAAATGGACTAGGATAGTTTCCATACTATGAACAAAAGTTGTTAACAATGAAAAAAACGTGATTaaagaaaaatgtaataattactGTCCAGGACACATGTTGGCTGCACTGGGTACTGACACAACTGAGTGATACAATTGCTGACGACGTAGTCTCATTCCAATATTTTGTGCTTGTACCATCCATGAATTGACTCTTCGGTCACAAGTGACTGTAACTAGCCCCGTACAAGTGTtcctatcccccccccccatcttcTTCTCGGGTCCTTCCCTGTCGTACATTTTCCACGATTTCTTAGAATATTTTTTATGCAAATCAGGGACCCATTATTTAGTAAAGATGCACGCCTATGAATAATGATTGTTTGGACGTTGGGGAACTGGTTGGTAGTAGTCCGCCCTGTGTTGAACCACTGGTTGATAGTAATCAGCCCTGTGTTGAACCACTGGTTGGTAGTTATCAGCCCTATTATGTGAAGAACCACTGGTTGGTAGTAGTCCACCCTATGTTGAACCACTAGTAATAGACAGTCATATTTGGAGCCATTGGTTGGAGGTAGTGAATGTCGTTTAGAACAACTGGTTGCTAGTAGTCAGCACGGGTCAGAACTACTGGTGTACAGTAGTTAGTATGGAGTGTTTTCGACCATTGGTTGGCGCACTCGACTCGCTGTACCGTTGAACCACGGGTGTAGAAGTTGGTCATACCAGCAGTTGTATGCACGCTGCTTAATCACGCGAGCCGAACGAACAAAGCTGCTTCGTCTAAGCAATGGTCGTAAGGCCCACGCTATCTAACAGCATATCATCATTACAATACCATCCCCAGATAACTGTGAGTCTTTAATTTGCATCATGCAATTGTTAGTGACGTCAAGGATGTATATCATCCCTCCATAGTTGAATACACAATACAAACATATAAGGTCACACTGACGCAGTTGGCCAATCCGCGTTGTGCGACTTCTGGCCATGATATTATCAGAGGTgtacaaaatcatgaaaatgacTGTTTGAACTTGGTGAATGCGTCATGTGACTTGTACATACTGAGAAGTTGAATTCGTACCAATAGAAGACTAAGTTAcatttagggagccttcagtaattacaggggtgGTTGGGGCGCCGGATTTTACAAATTGGTTCTTGGGGAGGACCACATTTTAGAACATGGAATTAGGAGAGGGTCAATTACTATGATTAGTTGTATTATCTCATTTCCTTTTTGGGGGgattttggcatcccatcgCTATCATATCCCACTGCTACTACaacatcccaccgctgccaccgcTGTACCATACTATGATAACGTATCGGTTAAATCGCTagctgacaaccatgcagtgaatcaaaTGTTAGTTGTGGTGGCGTGAGTCTCACATAAGAGAGATGAACTGAGCGTGGTAAGACATTTTGGATATTGTGACTGAGTAGAGATGTTTTGCCTCGGTccatgtaataaataaatgtcgGTAGTGTGtccatctagtctttgggagttctgatCTTCAGCtcttaatgcagtgccttcacacaaattcactatGGTGGCAGTAGTGGAAAACAACCGATGCCTTTACtgtaaaattatcaatgtgATGGCATCGGTGGGTTGTAGTCCTCAATACCATTGACTTGGAGACTCATGACTTATTTCACATAAGACGGcatgtgtttgaaatatttgagtGAAGGGAGTCATATTTTATTCATCAGACATGGCTTggcttccccccccccctctgaccTCCCTGTAATTATTCAAGTCTTACTCTTTTCGTTAATTTTTCCTGTGATGTACTCCCACACTGCCACTAGTAACATTGCAGCAACAGCTCAAAAGCAGCTCATCTCATCTCTCCCAAATCCTATATTCACCCCACCCTATCCCTATCTCaaccccctccacacacacacacacacacacacacacaaatatatatatagacacacagagacaaacagacagacagacacacagagagacacagagacagacagacagacagacagacagacagacagacagacagacacacagacacacacacacacacagacagacagacacacacacacacacacacacacagacacacacactgcCTTCCGATGGTCACACAAAGGAAATAATAAATGCCCATGTACGACTCAAACCTGTCAACTCTTTTTAGTATTTCCTAccttattattttcatttcacacTATCCCTATACAGCatttctgtgtttgtaaattTCTCATGCAAACAATGAGGTAaccattaatatatatatatatatatatatatatatatatatatatatatatatatatatatatatatatatatatatatatatatacaccaagtttcatttgaacatatagAAACACTTtgctgtttgtgtgtgtgtgtgtgagtgtgtgtgtgtgtgtgtgtgtgtgtgtgtgtgtgtgtacatcacTACTAAAAGCATTGAATTAAACATATCAGTTCACAAGTCACGTCATAGATTTTATAAATGTTAGGATTAAAACTGAATAATGTTGATTAGTAGTAagattaacaaacaaacaaacaaacaaacaaacaaacattgaacTTGAAAGTTGACATCCTAACCTTAGAAATGACGGAACGATGATATGTGTGAAACTCACAGAACGGTCAGCATGGAATGGTGCTTATTTATGACGACTCAGCTAGCTTGCTTTACGGAAACAGACAGTCAGTGGCATACACTGGGAGACAGGTGTTTTTATTATACTGTGGTTCTCCGTTTGTCAACTTTGCAACTGAATAGCTATGAATGCGTACAAACTGAAATGACTTCACTACTATACGGGGATTTCCTgctcaaaacaaaacaaaggatGACACGAATCCGTCCAATTCATGTTATTGTGTTCCAACAAAGACACGCCATTTTAAGTGATGCTGCTTActtctgtatacatgtatgcacatttTTCCACCTGCCCCGACAGACAAATGCCAATTACATATGTTCGACAAGACTGTCGGTTAGACAttataaaatacgacacacgatCTTAATACGTTTTTGAATGAAAAGGAAATGCAGTCTTTAAAATTCATAAGGAAACGTGGTCTTTAAAATTCATAATGCTGAAGTCTATCTAAATTAGTTTATGATTTGATGTATTGCTACTAACTCTAGTTCAGATGTTGTCtcgttaaaaaaaaaagtaatttggATATTTCCCGTACACTGATCATGCAACCTTGAATTTAAACGTTCCTTCTGTTATCACGATGAAATGTGTTGTTTCGTTTAGTCGTGGGTCGTGGTGGTAAG
This region of Glandiceps talaboti chromosome 4, keGlaTala1.1, whole genome shotgun sequence genomic DNA includes:
- the LOC144434001 gene encoding membrane-bound glycerophospholipid O-acyltransferase 2-like; translated protein: MTSSEHAETSNSTSGLSLEQANFLFFQASSLVLAIFYRTVLHPHRVSRTSRHVVATVIGLYIGFYCYSWSMFHLLLQSTIAYVLMKILNPRVMPKIVFVFAILYLSVEHVRQLLRSFTADLDHIGPMMVITQRITSLAFGIHDGFCVDNSKLNPKQRELAVRRFPTIIEYYSYIFHFQALAVGPFCFYNHYIKFVEGEYLVATRTIGDNGKEVVVYNDPPVAATVFRKLLTGCIIGVIVFYSSLYYPIIGNVSEEIKASSIFYRILYLEISIKTMQFKYIFAWTIADAICNSSGLGFNGYNEHGEPKWDLVTNVRIIPFLLATNLKEVVDSWHIPAAHWLQYVCHDRVPRYKNALTYSLSCIWHGFHPGYLWTVANAFFVVMASKKVRQNIRPYFTENYHMKLFYDVITWLSNSLALQYIFIPFMLLVNNSIIEFYSSVYFCGHFIILAMILILPASTSSSKKAHNSKSTMTSPANGTTSSDTNNYTDDTLYKVKGD